The Rhodothermus marinus DSM 4252 DNA segment GCCCGAGCCGCCGGCGCTGCTTCCCGCGATTCCGCTGGAGGAAGCCTTTCGGCGCCACCCCGAAGCACTGGCGCTCCGGCTCCGGGAAGACCGGGCGCGCACCCTCATGCGCCGCGCGCGCCGCGAGTACTGGCCGGACTTCGTCGTGGGCGTGGGTCTGATGGACATGATGCGCATGAACCAGCCTGTGGCGCCGCTGTCGGCACTGCGCGACCGCTTCGCCATCCGCGTCGGCGTGGTGCTTCCGCTGCAGCGTGCGCGACGGAGTGCCCGCGTCGAGGAGACGCGCCTGGAGGCCCGCACGCTGGCATCCCGTTACCAGGACCTGCGCAACCTGTTCGAAAGCCGCTGGCGCGCCCTCGAAGCACGCTTCGCGGCCGACCGGGCCAACCTGGCCCTGCTCGAGCAGACGCTGATCCCGGAGGCTCGGACCACCCGGGAAGCGCTGCTCAGCGCCTACACGACCGGCCAGGCTTCTTATCTGGACCTGCTCGATGCCGAACGGGCGCTCTTCGAACTGGAGCGTCAGCGCGTCGACACGATCACGCGCCTGCTTGTCACGCAGGCCGAAGCCGAACAACTGCTGGGTCTGCTTCCTGAAAACATCAACCAGACCGGAGAATAAGCCATGCGTCCACGCATTTTACTGTTCTCAAGCCTGCTGGGCCTGCTCTTGATCGCCTACCTGGCCCGCTCGCTATGGCGTAGCGATTCGACCGCGACCCCGGCTCCTGCCGATACCGCCATGGCCACCGCCCCTGCGGCGGGTGGGCTGGCCGCCTTCGACAAAAACGGCGACGGCATCGTCTACCAGGACCCCATGCACCCCTGGATCGTCCAGGACGCACCGGGCAAGGCGCCGGACTGCGGCATGGACCTCGTCCCGGTCTCCATCCATGAAGGAATGGACATGGGCGAGGAAGGGACGGTCCGGATCGATCCGGTCGTCCTGCAGAACACGGGCGTGCGGCTGACGACCGTCGAAGTGGCCCCGCTGGCACCGACCGTTCGGGCTACCGCCCGCCTGGAAGTCAACGAGCAGCAGCTCGTGGCCGTCTCGCCCAAGATCGAGGGCTGGGTCGAGCGGCTGTATGTCGACTACGAGGGCGCTCGTGTCCGAAAAGGCGAGCCGCTGCTGGAAATCTACAGCCCGGCGCTGGTCTCCACCCAGGAAGAGTATCTGCTGGCACTGCGTAACGTGCAGCAACTGGCCGGCACGCCGGCCGAAGCCGACGCCCGTCGACTGCTCGAAGCGGCCCGCCGGCGCCTGCAGTTCTGGGACATCACCGACGAACAGATTCGCCAGCTCGAGGCCACCGGCCAGCCCCGCAAAACGCTGACGCTCTACGCGCCGGCTTCGGGAACGGTGCTGGAAAAGCACGTGGTCGAAGGCCAGCAGATCCGATCGGGCCAGACGCTTTTCGTGCTGGCCGATCTCTCGACGCTCTGGCTGCAGGTGGACGTCTACGAGCACGACCTGAGCTGGGTGGTGCCGGGGATTTCGGCCGAAATCACGCTACCCTACGATCCGACGGTCCGGCTGCAGGGCTACGTCGATTACGTCTACGACACGCTGGACCCGGCCACGCGTACGGCCCGTGCGCGGATTGTGGTGCCCAACCCGGACCTGCGCCTCAAGCCGGGCATGTACGCCATTGCCACCCTGCAGGGCCATCCCACCCCGCCCCGTCCGGTTGTGCCCGAGGAGGCCCTCGTCCGTTACGGAGCGGAAGCCTTCGTCATTGTCGCGCTCGGCGAGGGACGTTTTCTGCCCACCCGCGTACATCCGGGCCCCGAGGCCAACGGCCGCGTGCAGATTCTGGAGGGCCTACAGGGCGGCGAGCGCATCGTGGCACGCGCCCAGTTCCTGATCGACTCCGAAGCCCGGCTCAAAAGCGCCCTCGGAGCTCTGATGAGCGGGCATCAGCACGGGGGCTCCATGCCCGAAGCCCCTTCGAACGAACCGGAGGCCCATACCGAACACACGGGCGAGCACTCCTGAACGCACCCTCAACCTGAGCACATGCCATGCTGGAACGACTGATAGAAGGAAGCATGCGGAATCGCCAGCTTGTCCTGGTGCTGGCGATGCTGCTGGCCGCACTGGGCATCTGGGCCACGCTGAATATCCCGATCGACGCCATCCCGGATATTTCGGATGTGCAGGTGGTCATCCGTACCGAGTATCCGGGCCAGGCGCCCCAGATCGTCGAAGACCAGGTTACCTACCCGCTGGCCACGGCCATGCTGGCCGTGCCGGGCGCCCGCACCGTCCGCGGCTATTCCATGTTCGGGACCTCCTTCGTCTACGTGATTTTCGAGGACGGCACCGACATGTACTGGGCCCGGAGCCGCGTGCTGGAGTACCTGAACCAGGTGGCCGGATCGCTGCCTGAAGGAGCCAGGCCGGCCATCGGCCCGGACGCCACCAGCGTCGGCTGGATCTTCGAATACAGCCTGATGGACACTACCGGCCGGCACGACCTGGCCGACCTGCGCACGCTTCAGGACTTTTTCCTGAAATACGAGCTGCAGTCCATCCCCGGCGTCTCGGAAGTGGCCACGGTCGGCGGCTTCGTCAAGCAATACCAGGTGGTGGTCGATCCCCAGAAGCTGCTGGCCTATGGCATTCCACTGAGCCACGTGCGCATGGCCATTCAGCGCTCCAACCGGGAAGTAGGAGCCCGGTTGCTGGAGCTGGGCGAGCGCGAGTTCATCGTCCGCGGCCGGGGCTACCTGCAGGGCATCGACGACCTGCGCAAGATCCCGCTCAAAGCGCGCGACGGGACGGTCATCACGCTGGACGATGTCGCCACAATTCGGCATGGCCCGGAGATCCGACGGGGTATCGCCGACCGCAACGGCGAGGGCGAAGTGGTGGGCGGCATCGTGCTCATGCGCTACGGTGAAAATGCACTGCGCGTGATCGAGCGCGTGAAGGCCCGTCTGGAAGAGCTGAAGGCCAGCCTGCCGGAAGGCGTCACCATCAACATCGAGTACGACCGTTCCCGCCTGATTCGGGATGCCGTGCGGACCGTCACGATCAAGCTCTGGCAGCAGCTGGCCGTGGTGGCGCTGATCGTGTTCGTCTTCCTGCTGCACGTGCGGAGTGCCTTCGTGGCGCTGGTGACGGTGCCGCTGGGCGCCCTGACGGCGCTGCTGATCATGTACCTGCTCGGCGTCAACGCCAACATCATGAGCCTGGGCGGCATTGCCGTGGCCATCGGTGTGATGGTCGATGCCTCGCTCGTGATGGTGGAAAATGCCCACAAGCATCTGGAGCGCGTGCGCCAGCAGGGTACCCGGCTTTCGGCCGCCGAGCGCTTTCAGGTGCTGCTGGCGGCCGCCCGCGAGGTGGGGCCCAGCATGTTCTTCTCGCTGCTGATCGTGACGGTCAGCTACCTGCCCGTCTTCGCACTGCAACAGGTTGAAGGCCGGCTGTTTCGACCGCTGGCCATGACCACCACGTTTTCCATGGCGGCGGCCTCGGTGCTGGCCGTCACGCTCATTCCGGCGCTCATGGTGATTTTCGTACGCGGCCGCATCCGCACCGAGCATCAGAACCCGGTCGCGCGGTTTTTCGCCTGGATCTACCGGCCGGTGATCCGCTACACGCTGCGCCGTCCCTGGCGGGTGGTGTTCGGTAGCGTGCTGTTGCTTGTCCTCACGCTGTTACCGGTGCAACGCCTGCTGCTGGGCCGGGTCTATGTCGATTTTCCCCAGATCGGCTCCGAGTTCATGCCGCCGCTCAACGAAGGCGACCTGCTCTACATGCCGACCACACTGCCGGGCATTTCGCCGCAGAAAGCCAAGGAGCTGTTGCAGCAGACCGACCGCATCATCAAAAGCTTTCCGGAGGTCAAATCGGTCTTCGGCAAGGCAGGTCGTGCCGAAACGGCCACCGATCCGGCGCCGCTTTCCATGTTCGAGACGGTGATCATTCTCAAGGATCCGAGCGAGTGGCGACCGGGCATGACGCTGGACCGGCTCATCGAAGAAATGGATCGGGCGCTGCGCATTCCGGGGCTGACCAACGCCTGGACGATGCCCATCAAGACCCGGGTGGACATGCTCGCCACCGGCATCAAGACGCCGGTCGGGATCAAGATCGTGGGACCCGACCTGCCCACGCTGGAAGAGATCGGGGCCCATCTGGAGCAGGTGCTGCGTCAGGTGCCCGGCACGCGCTCGGTCTATGCCGAACGGGCCATGGGCGGGAGCTACCTGGACGTGGTGGTCGATCGCGCCGAGGCGGCTCGCTACGGCCTGACCGTGGGGGACGTGCTGGAAATCGTGCAGACGGCCGTCGGCGGCATGAACGTGACCACCACCATCGAGGGCCTGGAGCGCTATCCGGTGCAGGTGCGCTATCCACGCGAACTGCGCGATAACCTGCCGGCCCTGCGCCAGGTGCTCGTACCCACGCCAACGGGCGCCCAGGTGCCGCTGGGTCAGCTGGCCCGGTTCGAGCTGGTCGAAGGTCCGCCCATGATCAAAAGCGAAAACGCCCGGCCCAATGCCTGGGTGTACATCGACCTGGAGCAGGGCGTCGACATCGGCTCCTACGTGCAACGCGCCCGGGAACTGGTGGCCCGCGAGGTGGAACTGCCACCGGGCTACGCGCTGGTCTGGAGCGGTCAGTACGAGTACATGGAGCGGGCCGCCCGCCGACTGCGCTTCCTGGTGCCGCTGACGATCGGCATCGTGTTCCTGCTGCTGCTCATCCATTTTCGCAGCCTGCGCGAGACGCTGCTGCTGATGGCCACGCTGCCCATGGCCGCCATCGGGGCCATCTGGCTGATGAGCGTGCTGGGCTTCAACATGAGCGTGGCCGCCGCCGTGGGCTACATTGCCGTGGCCGGACTGGCCGCCGAAACCGGCGTGGTCATGCAGGCCTTCCTGTCCGACACGATCGAACGCTACCGCCGGGAAGGCCGGCTTTCGTCCATCGGTGCCCTGCAGGCAGCGCTGGAAGAGGGCGCCTCGCGGCGCGTTCGTCCGCTGCTGATGACGGTCTCCACGTCGCTGATCGGCCTGCTCCCGGTGATGTTCGGCACCGAAACCGGCGCCGAGGTCATGAAGCGGCTGGCGGCGCCGATGGTCGGCGGACTCTTCAGCGCAGCGGCTCTGACGCTCATCGTGATCCCGGCGCTTAACATGATCATCCACCGGGCGCGCCTGCGGCGGGAACTGGAAACGACGACCACCGACCATCAGCCCGAAGCGGCTGCAACGACGTCGTCTTCCTGAAAAAACACGAGAAGAAGGCGCTCTGGCCCGTTTCTTGTCCGGTGTCGCGTTGTTAACTTCTGGCGGCACCGCGACACCGAATCGGAGCCTCGATGCGCACGCGAACGGGCCTGACACTGCTGGTCCTTTTGCTGTCCGCCGCGGCGGGGGTATCGGCCCAGCCGGTGCCCCCGCGCGGCACGCTGCTGGAGTGGGGGGCCGGCCTGCGCCGCTTGATCCTGGACCGCACGCATGGCTACGGCGGCCGCTACTACGAAGGCGGCCTCTTTCGCACCTTCACCCGTCAGATGGACTACGAGTACGAGCTGGACCTGCTCACCTACCGGTTCACGCTGTTCGACGATCCGATGTGGGTGCAGGCCTCGGGCGGCTACCGGGTCTACACCGGAAGCATCGACTACGGCGAGTTCGTTACGGAAAGCCAGATCAAACACGCCGTTCGCCTGGGCCGGCGGAGCACGTTCCATGTGCTCGGTGTGCAGGAGGAAAACCTGCGCGCCCGTCGCTTTTTCGTCGAAGTGGGCTATCGCTACCGGCTGGCCCCCGATCATCAGATCGGCGTGCGCCATACGCTGGGCATGGAAAAAGACGACCTGGACCTGTCGCTGCACTACACCTGGCGCTCGCTCGCCGAAGGCGGCGTGCATCTGGAACTGGGCCTGCTCGACTGGACCGGCAACTTCGTCTATCACCTGATCGCCAACAGCAACCGGAGCTTCGACACGCGTCAGCGCTACCTGCGGCGTCCGCTTTTCTGGGCCGTCGAAGCCACCACACCGTCCCGATGGCCGCTGCGGGCCGAAGTGACGGCCGGACTGCAGCGCCGCTCCCGCGCCCGGGTGGACGAAACCGTCGCCCGCATTCCCGGCCACGCGGGCTACGTGACCGAACACCTGGCCTCCTTCTACAACAAAGAGGCCGTCCGCTACCTGGGCGTCCTGCTGGAATACGCCGGTTCGTTTTTCACCCTGGGCGCCACCTATCGGGGAAGTTACGGGGCCGTCACGCGCACGCCCGGCGCCGACAGTACGGGCTGCTGGGAGGCCGCCTCCGGACTGGGCCGCTGCTACGTCCCCTACCCCTACGATTTCCAGAGCCGTGAGTACACCAGCGCCTTCGGCCTGCACGGCGCGCTGCGCTGGCGTCGGCTGGAACTGCGCACCGAGTGGATCCGCGCCATCAATGCGGATCGTCTGAGCGGCGCGGCGCTTCCTGAAGCTTACGTCATGCCGTACGACTTTCGCGAACGCCGCCTGACGGGCAAAACACGCCTGAGCTACCTGGCACCGACCGGCTTCTGGGGCGCGCTTGAGTTCAATCTGGAAGACCGCAACGTGCGAGGCCCCCGACAGGCCGGTACCATCAATCTGCCCTTTCGTCGTAACTTCCCGGACCAGGTCGTTCCGTTCAACCGGCGGTTCACGCTGCTGCTGGGCTACCGGCGTCCCCGGCTGGAGCTGACCGCCGGAGTCTCCTACGACCAGGACGGCGACCTCTACAGCGGCTGGGGCATCCCCAGCCAGTGGCGGAGTAAACCGGCCCGCTTCGACGGCGGCTTCTTCCGGCTTCAACTGACCTGGCCCTGACCACCATGCGTCTGCCCGTACGTACGATTCGCAAACTGCACCGCTACCTGGGATTGATCATCGGCATTCAGCTCCTGCTCTGGACAGGAAGCGGGTTGTTTTTCAGTCTGAACCCGATCGAAAAAGTCCGCGGCGAACACCTGATGGCCCCGCCGCCCGTGCTGGCTCCGGACGACACGCTGCTGGCCACCCCGACCCGGGCCCTGCAGGAACTCCGGCGTCGCTTTCCGGAAGCCGAAGTGCTGCAGGTCATGCTGCGCCCCTTGCTCGACCGGCCTGTCTACGAACTGATGTTCCGCCACGAAGGACGCCTCCGCTTTGCCCTGGCCGATGCCCGCACGGGCCGCCTGCGCCCCCCGATTACCGAGGCCGAAGCGGTGGCCATTGCACAGGCCGATTTCGTTCCCGAAGCGCCGATCGCTGCCGTCGAATACCTGACCGAGGCGCCGCCCGGCTCCGAATTTCGGGGAAGCCCGCTGCCCGTCTACCGCGTGGTCTTCGACCATCCCACCGGCACCCGAATCTACGTGGCCGCCGAAAACGGACGGGTCACGGCCCGACGCAACGACACCTGGCGCTGGTTCGACTTCTTCTGGATGTTCCACATCATGGACTACCGCACCCGCGACAACTTCAACCACCTGCTGCTGCAGAGCTTCTCGCTGTTCGGGCTGCTGACCGTGCTCAGCGGCTTCGTGCTCTGGGCCGTCACCTCCCCGACGCTCCGCGGCCGCCGGAAACCTTTTCGGCGGGCAAAGGCCGCGTTTCGGCAAGCGTAGTGGCGGCCACTCCGCCGGAAAGGAGCGTCAGGGCGGCGATGGCACCGATGGCCCAGGGGATGCTCAGCGCGTCGGCCAACACCCCGGCCAGCAAAGCGCCGACCACATAGCCGCCGTCCCGCCAGAGGCGGTAGACACCTACGGCCGTCGAGCGCCAGGCGGGGTGCGCCACGTCGCCGATGACGGCCAGCAGCGTCGGATACACCATGGCCGTACCGATGCCCAGCCCGACCATGGCCGCCGCCTGCCAGGCAAACGCATCGGAAAAGAGCATGGCGCCGATGCTCACGCCCTGCAGCAGCATCCCGCCCACGATGAGCGGCCGCCGGCCGATGCGGTCCGAGAGCGCTCCGGTCACGAGTTGCCCCAGCCCCCAGACGGCCGGATAGAGCGCCGCCAGCCAGCCAATCTGCGTCAGTCCGTAGCCCAGCGCGGCAAAGAAGAGCGGAAACAGCCCCCAGGCCATGCCGTCGTTCAGATTGTTGACCAGGCCCGCCTGGCACACGGCAAACAGGCGCCGATCGCGCCAGGAGGTGCGCACGAATACTTCTCTGAAAGACGGCACCGGCGCCGAAGCGTCGAAGTGCTGCCGGGCCTCCAGGTCGGCGTGGTGCTGCGTCTCCCGCACGAAAAGCGCTGAGAGCAGCAGTCCCACTCCCGAGAACACCACACCCAGGTAGAACGGCTGCGGACGCAATCCATAGGTCGCCGCCACGTAGCCCGTGGCCAGCGCCGCCAGCGACACGGCCAGATAGCCGGCCGCCTCGTTGAGCCCCATCGCCAGTCCGCGCTGCCGGGGACCGACCAGGTCGATCTTCATGATGACCGTCATCGACCAGGCCAGCCCCTGATTCACTCCGAGCAGCACGTTCGCCGCCACCACCCAGGCCCACGACGGCGCCCACATCAGCAGCCAGGGCACCGGCAACCCTGCCAGCCATCCGGCCAGCAGTACCCGGCGACGGCCGATCCGGTCGCCCAGTCGCCCTGCCAGCAAATTGGCCAGCGCCTTGGTCAGCCCGAAGCTCGCCACGAACGACAGCGTCGCCACCCGCGAGGCCACCCCGAACTCCTGCTCGGCCAGCAGCGGCAAAATGGCCCGTTCCATCCCCACCATCGCCCCCACGAAGGCGTTCACCACCACCAGCAGGGCGAACTGCTGCCAGTTGGCCCGCAACCCCAGACGTACCGATGCTGTCTCCATGGGCAATGCTCCGGGGTCAGACCGGCCAGCGCTGCTGCTCCCAGGCCTGCTGCCAGAACATCCACTCGTAGCGCACGCTGGTGCGGAACGCCTCTTTCGCGCGCGCTCGCGCTGCGTCGTCCGCCTCCCGCGCAAACCGCTCCAGACGCTCCAGCAGATTGTCCATGTACGTGTTGAATTCCGGGTTGCTGTACATCCGGAGCCAGTCGGCATACGGGTGCGTGTCGGGGATCGTGCCCAGTTCACGCGCCAGATGCTGCCCCAGCTCGACGTACAGCCAGGGGCACGGTGTGATGGCCGCCACCGCCTCGACCAGCGTGCCGCGCACGGCCGTCGCGATCATGTGGTCCTGATAGGCCCGGTTGTTCGGGGTCAGTTCGATCCGCGCTACATCCTCCAGCGTGTAGCCCAGCTTCTTTCCGTAGCCGGCATGCAGCTCGCGCTCGACGACCAGCGCCAGCCGGGCCGCGTCGATGAACCACAGCTTGTCGTCAGGCCGCACGCACCGCGTGGCGATCAGACTGCAGGCATCGGCGAAAGCTTCCAGATAACGGGCATCCTGCATCTGGTAGAAGCGGAATCGTTCGGCGTCGAGCGTGCCTTCGGCCAGTGCCCGCACAAAGGGATGCTGAAACGAAGCGCCCCAAGCGTCCGAGGCAGCCTCCAGGCATGCCTGCGCAAACGGCGGAACCGTAAAAGGCCGCGTTGCTGCCGGTGCTTCCTGCATAGGACCCTCCATAGATTAGGTGGCCAGAAGATAAGCTCCTGTGAGAAATTACTCGCCACCCCACTCCACGATCCCTTCTTGCAACTTGACATTTTTTTCCTGGATCTATATTTTATATCATGATGTGATGATATAATAATTCAAAAAGGCGAATGCTTACCATCACCGACACGGGTCTCGAGCTGAAGGCCAAGCTGTTTCGAGGACTGGCTGATACGTCCCGGATGGCCTTGCTAGAAGCGTTGCGTGAAAAGCCGCAGACGGTTACTGCCCTGGTGGAGGCGACCGGGCTGAGCCAGCCGAACGTCTCCAACCACCTGCGCTGTCTGCTTGACTGCGGCCTGGTGCAACGAAGCCGCCGGGGGCGCTTCGTGGTCTACCGGCTCAGCGACGAGCGCATCGCCGAGCTGCTGCAGCTGGCCGAACAGGTGCTGGCCGACGTAGCCCGAGGCGTTTATCACTGCACACGCTACAACGTGCCATGAAACTACAACGTGCCATGAAAACCGTCGAGCTTTCCGTCGAAGGGATGGATTGCGCCAGCTGTGCCCGCCACGTGGCGCAGGCGCTTGAATCGGTGCCGGGCGTCTGCCGCGTCGAGGTGCTGCTGGCGGCGCAAAAAGCCGTGCTGGAAGTAGACCCCACCCATCCCCCGGCACCTGAGGCACTGCGCCGGGCAGTTGAAGCCGCCGGCTACCGGGTGAGTCAGCCCGAAGCATCGCCTGCAGCAACCTCGCATAGCCGGCGCATTGCAGCACTGCTGGCCCTGGTGTTCGGGACCGTACTGACGGTGGTGGTTCTAGGCGAATGGCTGGGACTCTTTGAGGAGCTCACCGCCCGCGTACCCTTGCCTGTCGGGATTGCGCTGGTTGTCTTGATGGGCTATCCGGTGTTCCGTCAGGTGGTGCAGGCGTTGCTTCAGGGGCGCATTCTGGCCTACACGCTCATGAGCGTAGGGGCACTGGCTGCGCTACTTATTGGCGAATGGCCCACAGCTGCCGTCGTAGTCTTCTTCATGCGGGTCGGCGACTACGTAGAGCGCTTCACGACGGAACAGGCCCGGCGGGCGCTGAAAGGGTTAAGCCAGCTAATGCCTCGTAGGGCGCGGGTGGAGCGCCAGGGAGAGCTGGTCGAGGTAGCGGCCGAGGCCGTTCAGCCAGGCGAGGTGGTACTGGTGCGTCCCGGCGAGCGCGTGCCCGTTGATGGCGAGGTGCTAGAAGGCACCGCCACCCTCGACACGTCGGCGCTCACCGGCGAATCCATGCCCGTCGAAGCAGGACCAGGCGATGCCGTGCTGGCTGCCTCCCTGGTGCGACAGGGCTACCTTCGCCTGAAAGCTACGCATACCGGAGCCGCCACCACATTCGGGCGCATCCTGCACCTGGTCGAGACGGCCGAGGCCAACCGGAGCAATACCGAACGCCTGGCCGACCGCTTTTCTACCTACTATCTGCCGGTCGTAGCTGCTGTAGCCCTGGGCACCTACCTGCTGCGCGGCGATGTGATGGCCACCGTAGCGGTCCTCGTCGTGGCCTGCAGCTGTGCGTTTGCCCTGGCTACGCCTGTGGCTGTGCTGGCTGCTATTGGGGCGGCCGCCCGCCAGGGGGTTGTGATCAAAGGCGGTCGCTACCTGGAAGCGCTGGCCCGCGCCGACGTAGTCCTAATCGACAAAACCGGCACGCTCACGCTCGGCCGCCCTCGCCTGACCGATCTGGTGCCGCTCAACGGGCAGTCAGCCGACGAACTGCTGGCGCTGGCCGCTGCTGCCGAGTATGCTTCAGAACATCCCCTGGCCGAAGCCATCCGGGAAGCGGCCCGTACCCGAGGCCTACCCCTGCACCGCCCCGAGGAAGCCCGTCCGCTGCCAGGCATCGGCATCGAAGCCCGTGTTGATGGGCACCGCGTACGTCTGCAGCGCCTGTCCGACACGGAGGCGTTTCCGGAAGCCGCGGTGCTGGCTGCCGAAGGCAAAACACTTATTCTGATGGAGGTGGATGGCCGTCCAGCCGCCCTGTTGGGAGCGGCCGACACCGAGCGACCTGGCCTGCGCGAGGCGCTGGATGTGTTGCGACAGATGGGGCTGCACCATCTGGAGCTGCTCACCGGCGATCATCCTCGGGCGGCTGAGCCGCTGGCACGCCGGCTGGGGCTTCGGTGCCGGGCCGGCCTGCTCCCGGACGACAAAATTCGCATTGTCCGCGAATATCAACGCCAAGGACACACGGTAGTAATGATCGGCGACGGCATCAATGATGCGCCGGCCCTCATGCAGGCCGACGTAGGTATCGCCATGGGTTCCGGTACCGATGTGGCGCTCGACACGGCTGCCGTGGTGCTGCTGCGCAACGACTGGCACCAGCTCCCTGCACTGTTTCGTCTGGCCTTTCGCACGCGTCGTACCATTGCCGTAAATCTTGGCTTTACGGCCCTGTACAACCTGATAGGCCTCACCCTGGCCGCCCTGGGCTACCTACCTCCTGTACTGGCCGCCGCTGCCCAATCGCTCCCTGATCTGGGCATTCTGGGCAATTCCGCCCGGCTGCTCCGTGCCCGTCTGTCGGCTTCCTGACCGATCGGCTGCCATCCTGTCACCCGTCGGTCGGCCGGTATGTTTTTCGTAAAAGTCCGGCATGCGCACATTTACTGGCAACGTGTCAGGGAGCGCGAACCAATCAACCACGGGAAAGCAATGAACCTGCAGAAATTCACGGTCAAAGCGCAGGAGGCGGTACAGCGTGCGCTGGAGATTGCAGCGCAGAAGAACCATCAGGCGATCGAGCCGCCGCACCTGCTCAAGGCGTTGCTGAGCGAGCCGCAGGGCACGGCGGTATCCATCCTGAAGCGGCTGGGTGCCAGCCTGGAACTGCTCAACACGAAGGCGGACCAGGCGCTGGCGAAGCTGCCCGTCGTGCACGGCGCCTCCGTCTCGGGTCAGTACGTGGGGAACGAACTGAAGAAAGTGTTCGATCGCGCGCTGGCCGAAGCGTCGTTGTTGAAGGATGAATACGTCTCAACCGAGCATCTGCTTATTGCTCTGGCCGAAAGCCAGACGGACGTCGGGCAGGCGCTGCGGGAGCAGGGCGTCACGAAGGAGAAGATCCTGAATGTGCTCAAGGACGTGCGCGGCGCGCAGCGTGTCACCGACCCGCACGCGGAGGAGCGCTACGAGGCGTTGCAGCGCTACGGCCGCGACCTGACGGAGCTGGCCCGCAAGGGCAAGCTGGACCCCGTCATCGGCCGTGACGAAGAGATCCGGCGCGTGCTCCAGATCCTCTCGCGCCGGATGAAGAACAACCCAGTGCTGGTCGGTGAGGCCGGCGTCGGTAAGACGGCCATCGTCGAAGGGCTGGCGCTGCGCATCGTGCAGGGCGACGTGCCCGAAAGCCTCAAGGACCGGCGCATCGTGGCGCTCGACATGGGTGCCCTGCTGGCCGGTGCCAAGTATCGGGGTGAATTCGAGGAGCGGCTGAAGGCGGTCGTCCGCGAGGCGGCGGCCTCCGAAGGCCAGGTGATCCTGTTCATCGACGAGCTGCACACGGTGGTGGGTGCCGGTGCCGCCGAGGGGGCCGTCGATGCCGCCAACATCCTGAAGCCGGCGCTGGCGCGGGGTGAGATCCGCGTGATCGGCGCCACGACGCTCGACGAGTACCGGAAATACATCGAAAAGGACAAGGCGCTGGAGCGGCGCTTCCAGCCCGTGCTCGTCGAGGAACCGTCGGTGGAAGACACGATCTCGATCCTGCGCGGCATCAAGGATCGCTACGAGGTGCACCACGGCGTGCGCATCACCGACGGCGCGCTGATCGCCGCCGCCGAACTCTCGCACCGCTACATCACCGACCGGCATCTGCCGGACAAGGCCATCGACCTGATCGACGAGGCGGCCGCCCGGCTGCGGATCGAGATCGACTCGATGCCCGAAGAGCTGGACCAGCTCGAGCGGCAGATCCGCCAGCTCGAAATCGAACGGGAGGCCGTCAAGCGCGACAACGATCAGGAGAAGCTCAAGGCGATCAACGAGCAGCTCGCCAACCTCGAAGAGCAGCGGCGGGCGCTCCGGGCGCGCTGGCAGCAGGAAAAAGAGCTGATCCAGCGCATTCGGAGCATCAAGGAAGAAATCGAACAGCTCCGGATCGAATCGGAGCAACTGGAGCGGCAGGGTGAGTACGGCCGCGTGGCCGAGATCCGCTATGGCCGCATTCCGGAGCTGGAGAAGCAGCTCAAGGAGGCGCAGCAGCAACTGGAAGAGGTCCAGAAAGACGGCGCCCTCCTGAAGGAGGAGGTGACGGCCGAGGATATTGCGGAGATCGTCGCGCGCTGGACGGGCATCCCCGTCGCCAAGCTGCTCGAAAGCGAGCGCGAAAAGCTGCTGCGGCTCGAAGAGGAGCTGTCCAAGCGGGTGG contains these protein-coding regions:
- a CDS encoding ArsR/SmtB family transcription factor, which gives rise to MLTITDTGLELKAKLFRGLADTSRMALLEALREKPQTVTALVEATGLSQPNVSNHLRCLLDCGLVQRSRRGRFVVYRLSDERIAELLQLAEQVLADVARGVYHCTRYNVP
- a CDS encoding MFS transporter translates to METASVRLGLRANWQQFALLVVVNAFVGAMVGMERAILPLLAEQEFGVASRVATLSFVASFGLTKALANLLAGRLGDRIGRRRVLLAGWLAGLPVPWLLMWAPSWAWVVAANVLLGVNQGLAWSMTVIMKIDLVGPRQRGLAMGLNEAAGYLAVSLAALATGYVAATYGLRPQPFYLGVVFSGVGLLLSALFVRETQHHADLEARQHFDASAPVPSFREVFVRTSWRDRRLFAVCQAGLVNNLNDGMAWGLFPLFFAALGYGLTQIGWLAALYPAVWGLGQLVTGALSDRIGRRPLIVGGMLLQGVSIGAMLFSDAFAWQAAAMVGLGIGTAMVYPTLLAVIGDVAHPAWRSTAVGVYRLWRDGGYVVGALLAGVLADALSIPWAIGAIAALTLLSGGVAATTLAETRPLPAEKVSGGRGASGR
- a CDS encoding heavy metal translocating P-type ATPase, translated to MKTVELSVEGMDCASCARHVAQALESVPGVCRVEVLLAAQKAVLEVDPTHPPAPEALRRAVEAAGYRVSQPEASPAATSHSRRIAALLALVFGTVLTVVVLGEWLGLFEELTARVPLPVGIALVVLMGYPVFRQVVQALLQGRILAYTLMSVGALAALLIGEWPTAAVVVFFMRVGDYVERFTTEQARRALKGLSQLMPRRARVERQGELVEVAAEAVQPGEVVLVRPGERVPVDGEVLEGTATLDTSALTGESMPVEAGPGDAVLAASLVRQGYLRLKATHTGAATTFGRILHLVETAEANRSNTERLADRFSTYYLPVVAAVALGTYLLRGDVMATVAVLVVACSCAFALATPVAVLAAIGAAARQGVVIKGGRYLEALARADVVLIDKTGTLTLGRPRLTDLVPLNGQSADELLALAAAAEYASEHPLAEAIREAARTRGLPLHRPEEARPLPGIGIEARVDGHRVRLQRLSDTEAFPEAAVLAAEGKTLILMEVDGRPAALLGAADTERPGLREALDVLRQMGLHHLELLTGDHPRAAEPLARRLGLRCRAGLLPDDKIRIVREYQRQGHTVVMIGDGINDAPALMQADVGIAMGSGTDVALDTAAVVLLRNDWHQLPALFRLAFRTRRTIAVNLGFTALYNLIGLTLAALGYLPPVLAAAAQSLPDLGILGNSARLLRARLSAS
- the tenA gene encoding thiaminase II, whose protein sequence is MQEAPAATRPFTVPPFAQACLEAASDAWGASFQHPFVRALAEGTLDAERFRFYQMQDARYLEAFADACSLIATRCVRPDDKLWFIDAARLALVVERELHAGYGKKLGYTLEDVARIELTPNNRAYQDHMIATAVRGTLVEAVAAITPCPWLYVELGQHLARELGTIPDTHPYADWLRMYSNPEFNTYMDNLLERLERFAREADDAARARAKEAFRTSVRYEWMFWQQAWEQQRWPV